A window from Ignavibacteriota bacterium encodes these proteins:
- the purE gene encoding 5-(carboxyamino)imidazole ribonucleotide mutase, whose product MNNPLIGIIMGSDSDLPIMEKAFDVFKEFEVTFEVKILSAHRTPDEHSNYTKSASERGLKVIIAAAGMAAHLPGVTAGNTILPVIGVPIKSKFQDGLDSLLSIVQMPPGIPVATVAIDGAKNAALLAVQILATSDKNLQQKFILYKTKMAEESMKKNEKLNY is encoded by the coding sequence ATGAATAATCCATTAATTGGAATAATTATGGGCAGCGATTCAGATTTGCCTATAATGGAAAAGGCTTTTGATGTTTTCAAAGAATTTGAAGTAACTTTTGAAGTTAAAATTTTATCTGCTCATAGAACACCGGATGAACATTCAAATTATACAAAATCTGCATCAGAAAGAGGTTTAAAAGTTATAATTGCCGCAGCAGGAATGGCAGCTCATCTTCCTGGTGTAACTGCCGGAAATACAATTTTGCCGGTAATTGGTGTTCCAATTAAATCAAAATTTCAAGATGGATTAGATTCACTTTTATCAATTGTGCAAATGCCACCTGGAATTCCTGTTGCAACTGTAGCAATAGATGGAGCAAAAAATGCAGCACTTCTAGCTGTTCAAATTTTAGCTACAAGTGATAAAAATTTACAGCAAAAGTTTATTCTATACAAAACGAAAATGGCTGAAGAATCTATGAAAAAAAATGAAAAGTTGAATTATTAA
- a CDS encoding DUF2807 domain-containing protein, producing the protein MTKNLILIIIASVSFYACKIGGIKGNGEEISEIRNIDSFEMVDVSGNFDVEIESGKSQTLTIYAESNLVDLIKTKVKKNTLFIYSKENLRPTKKMLISITVPELSSINCSGANNVIAKEVNSERFEIDLSGAGYVEIEGSTNILNIDLSGAADLMAKDFMSENIKIDVSGAANAKVYASKSINADVSGAGNIELYGDANDITTDISGAGSLERK; encoded by the coding sequence ATGACCAAAAATTTAATTTTAATTATAATTGCTTCAGTTAGTTTTTATGCATGCAAAATTGGTGGAATTAAAGGAAATGGTGAAGAGATTTCTGAAATTAGAAATATTGATTCATTTGAAATGGTTGATGTTTCGGGAAATTTTGATGTTGAGATAGAAAGTGGAAAATCTCAAACATTAACAATTTATGCCGAATCAAATTTAGTTGATTTAATAAAAACAAAAGTTAAAAAAAATACATTGTTCATTTATTCTAAAGAAAATTTACGACCCACAAAAAAAATGCTGATTTCAATTACTGTTCCGGAACTTTCATCAATAAATTGTTCCGGTGCAAATAACGTTATTGCTAAAGAAGTTAATTCCGAAAGATTTGAAATTGATTTAAGCGGTGCTGGTTATGTTGAAATTGAAGGAAGTACTAATATTTTAAATATCGATTTATCTGGAGCCGCAGATTTAATGGCAAAGGATTTTATGTCGGAAAATATTAAAATTGATGTTTCCGGGGCAGCAAATGCAAAGGTTTATGCTTCAAAATCAATCAATGCTGATGTTTCTGGAGCGGGAAATATTGAATTATATGGTGATGCAAACGATATTACAACCGATATTTCCGGAGCCGGTTCGTTAGAAAGAAAATAG
- a CDS encoding inorganic pyrophosphatase, with translation MKFPTPFFKWRPHPWHGLELGKNPPFVVNAYIEITPFDFVKYEVEKITGYLRVDRPHRTSSQPPSLYGFIPKTYCGNRVRDLSPSSKKGDGDPLDICIITERPINKSEIILDAKVVGGIQMVDHKEADDKIIAVLHNDNVWQGAENIDDLPKVMIDRLRHYFLTYKLIPGEKPDVKIDKIYDREHALKVVEAAILDYKDEHGD, from the coding sequence ATGAAATTTCCAACCCCCTTTTTTAAATGGAGGCCTCATCCTTGGCATGGATTAGAGCTTGGAAAAAATCCGCCGTTTGTTGTAAATGCATATATTGAAATTACGCCCTTTGACTTTGTGAAATATGAAGTTGAAAAAATAACTGGATATTTAAGAGTAGATAGGCCGCATAGAACATCCTCTCAGCCACCATCTTTATATGGATTTATTCCAAAAACATATTGCGGAAATCGTGTAAGAGATCTTTCACCAAGTTCAAAAAAAGGTGATGGTGATCCTCTTGATATTTGCATTATTACTGAAAGACCAATCAATAAATCGGAAATTATTCTTGATGCAAAAGTTGTAGGCGGAATTCAAATGGTTGATCACAAGGAAGCAGATGATAAAATAATTGCTGTTTTGCATAATGATAATGTTTGGCAAGGTGCTGAAAATATTGATGATTTACCAAAAGTTATGATTGACAGATTGCGACATTATTTTCTAACCTATAAGTTAATTCCCGGCGAAAAACCAGATGTAAAAATTGATAAGATTTATGATCGGGAGCATGCATTAAAAGTAGTAGAAGCTGCAATTCTTGATTATAAAGATGAACACGGCGATTGA
- a CDS encoding TraB/GumN family protein produces MNYLESEDVHLVEYQNKKILLIGTAHISKKSAELVKEVITSENPDTVCIELDENRLDAILNKNRWENLDLKTIIKQKQLTTLIINILLSSYQKKLGTNIGVNPGVELFEAYNIAKENNINIQLSDRDVKITLKRAWRKMSFYQKAKFMSIIVASIFTNEQISEEQLEELKNKDILTELLNELGSEMPTLKTVLIDERDSYLAEKIKNAPGDKIVAVVGAGHVNGIINKINNNENIELNKITEIPDNSLFTKIAGWSIPILIIGSIFLIGINKGFDEAGNAALIWILASGLPAAIGTLFAYGHPYSIISVFFAAPITTLSPLIGAGYVAAFVQTYFKPPKVLEIQNVSNDLNKISNWWKNKLLRILLVFTFSSLGSALGAYIGAYKIFTNIF; encoded by the coding sequence ATGAATTATTTGGAATCAGAAGATGTTCATCTTGTTGAATATCAGAATAAAAAAATACTATTGATTGGAACAGCACATATATCCAAAAAATCTGCTGAATTAGTTAAAGAAGTAATTACTTCTGAAAATCCAGATACTGTTTGCATTGAATTAGATGAAAACAGATTGGATGCTATTCTTAATAAAAATAGGTGGGAAAATTTAGATCTTAAAACAATTATTAAACAAAAGCAGTTAACTACTTTAATTATAAACATATTACTATCATCATATCAGAAAAAACTTGGGACTAATATTGGTGTAAATCCCGGAGTTGAACTTTTTGAGGCATATAACATTGCGAAAGAAAACAATATAAATATACAACTTTCCGATCGTGATGTAAAAATCACATTAAAAAGAGCTTGGCGGAAAATGAGTTTTTATCAAAAAGCAAAATTTATGTCAATTATAGTAGCAAGCATTTTTACAAATGAACAAATTTCCGAAGAACAATTAGAAGAATTAAAAAATAAAGATATTTTAACTGAGCTATTGAATGAACTTGGTAGTGAAATGCCAACATTGAAAACAGTTCTAATTGATGAGCGTGATTCTTATTTGGCAGAAAAAATAAAAAATGCTCCCGGAGATAAAATAGTTGCTGTTGTTGGCGCTGGTCATGTAAATGGTATAATAAATAAAATTAACAACAATGAAAATATTGAATTAAATAAAATAACAGAAATACCAGATAATTCATTGTTTACAAAAATTGCTGGTTGGTCAATTCCAATTTTAATAATTGGGTCTATTTTCTTAATTGGAATTAATAAGGGATTTGATGAAGCTGGAAATGCTGCATTAATTTGGATATTGGCAAGTGGATTACCAGCTGCAATAGGAACTTTATTCGCTTATGGACATCCATATTCAATAATTTCAGTATTTTTTGCTGCTCCAATTACAACTTTATCACCATTGATTGGTGCTGGTTATGTTGCGGCTTTTGTTCAAACTTATTTCAAACCTCCAAAAGTTTTGGAAATTCAGAATGTAAGTAATGATTTAAATAAAATCAGTAACTGGTGGAAAAATAAACTTTTACGAATTTTACTTGTATTTACTTTTTCGAGTTTAGGAAGTGCTTTAGGTGCTTATATTGGAGCTTACAAAATTTTTACAAATATCTTTTAA
- a CDS encoding BMC domain-containing protein has translation MNSIGLIELSSIAAGMQAADIMLKTSEVELILSRTICSGKYMVLVGGDVAAVQSAVETAASQIEFAVIDTFVIPNVHKDIFPALSGHSGVENLEALGIIESFSVSSLIEGADAAVKSASVQIIEIRLAMALGGKAFCTLTGEVAAVQSAVDAGANLISEKGLLVNKVVIPQPRKELLSEMI, from the coding sequence ATGAATTCAATTGGATTAATAGAATTATCAAGTATTGCAGCTGGAATGCAAGCGGCAGATATTATGTTAAAAACTTCAGAAGTTGAATTAATTTTATCGAGAACAATTTGCTCCGGAAAATATATGGTTTTAGTTGGCGGAGATGTTGCTGCAGTTCAATCTGCAGTTGAAACAGCTGCGTCTCAAATTGAATTTGCAGTTATTGATACTTTTGTAATTCCAAATGTTCACAAAGATATTTTCCCAGCGTTATCCGGACATTCTGGTGTGGAAAATTTAGAAGCATTAGGTATTATTGAATCATTTTCAGTTTCCTCGTTAATTGAAGGAGCAGACGCAGCTGTAAAATCTGCTTCTGTGCAAATTATAGAAATTAGATTGGCAATGGCATTGGGAGGAAAAGCATTTTGTACACTAACCGGAGAAGTTGCGGCTGTTCAATCTGCTGTTGATGCTGGTGCAAATTTAATTAGCGAAAAGGGTTTACTTGTAAATAAAGTTGTAATTCCGCAACCAAGAAAAGAACTTTTAAGCGAAATGATATAA
- a CDS encoding 4Fe-4S dicluster domain-containing protein, whose translation MDLSEKIFNAGVVGAGGAGFPTHIKAKSNVEIILANGAECEPLLHKDYEIMLNHAPEIVSGMKLMYESTNAKKGYFGIKSKNANAISEIEPLLKNSNIQMSYLGDFYPSGDEYELVYHATKRLIPPKGLPLDVGCVVNNVETFYNIYNASQDIPVTKKFVCITGAVKNPSTFFVPIGTSFRDILSFVGGTTIQEYGIFVSGIMMGKLSFNLDEVITKTTAGLIILPNDHYLINRMNRSKSSMNRIGKSACDQCSYCTEFCPRYLLGYDVQPHKVMRSLGFSASGEKVWNQYADLCCSCGLCSLYACPEDLYPREACDQGKNYLKENSIKFEQTKPLKVHPIKEGRRVPIKQLMKRLNVEQYNYHTPYCGNFPDPKIVKILLKQHVGFSANPIVKVDEKVNFGQLIANIENGKLGANIHASISGKIKEVTSDFIIIEN comes from the coding sequence TTGGATTTATCGGAAAAAATATTTAATGCCGGAGTTGTTGGGGCTGGCGGTGCTGGATTTCCAACTCATATAAAAGCAAAATCCAATGTTGAAATTATTTTGGCAAACGGAGCTGAATGCGAACCACTATTACACAAAGATTATGAAATTATGTTAAATCATGCTCCGGAAATTGTTTCCGGAATGAAATTGATGTATGAAAGCACAAATGCAAAAAAGGGGTATTTTGGAATAAAATCAAAAAATGCTAATGCAATTTCCGAAATTGAACCGCTTTTAAAAAATTCTAATATTCAAATGAGCTATTTGGGTGATTTTTATCCTTCCGGTGATGAATATGAACTTGTTTATCATGCAACAAAAAGATTAATTCCACCAAAAGGTTTACCACTTGATGTTGGCTGTGTTGTAAATAATGTTGAAACTTTTTACAATATTTATAATGCTTCGCAAGATATTCCGGTAACGAAAAAATTCGTTTGTATTACCGGAGCTGTAAAAAATCCTTCAACTTTTTTTGTGCCAATTGGAACTTCATTTAGAGATATTTTGAGTTTTGTTGGTGGAACAACAATTCAAGAATATGGAATTTTTGTTTCCGGAATCATGATGGGAAAATTATCGTTTAATTTGGATGAAGTAATTACCAAAACAACTGCCGGACTTATAATTTTACCAAATGATCATTATTTGATAAATAGAATGAATCGTTCAAAATCAAGCATGAATCGAATTGGAAAATCTGCTTGCGATCAATGTAGTTATTGTACAGAATTTTGCCCAAGATATTTATTAGGATATGATGTTCAACCGCATAAGGTAATGAGATCACTTGGTTTTTCAGCAAGCGGTGAAAAAGTTTGGAACCAATATGCTGATTTATGCTGTTCATGCGGATTATGTTCACTTTATGCATGTCCCGAAGATTTATATCCGCGCGAAGCATGTGATCAAGGGAAAAATTATTTAAAAGAAAATTCAATAAAATTTGAGCAAACTAAACCTTTAAAAGTTCATCCAATTAAAGAGGGCAGAAGAGTTCCTATAAAACAGTTAATGAAAAGGTTAAATGTTGAGCAATATAATTATCACACCCCATATTGTGGAAATTTCCCGGATCCCAAAATCGTAAAAATTTTACTGAAACAACATGTTGGATTTTCTGCAAATCCAATTGTAAAAGTTGATGAAAAAGTAAATTTTGGACAATTAATTGCAAATATAGAAAATGGAAAATTGGGAGCAAATATTCATGCCTCAATTAGCGGAAAAATAAAAGAAGTAACTTCTGATTTTATAATTATTGAAAATTAA